Proteins from one Thiovulum sp. ES genomic window:
- a CDS encoding threonine synthase (PFAM: Pyridoxal-phosphate dependent enzyme~TIGRFAM: threonine synthase) — translation MFFTETRGNDGRKKDKVQFSEAILSPSASFGGLYVPENLPKLDLNEIKDLNYKYLALHILDKFGIDIEKSVLEEAVSLYDNFDDSENPVPVKSVGDDLYISELYHGPTRAFKDMALQPFGKVLSSLAQKQNENYLILAATSGDTGPATLHTFRNRENTKVVCLYPDGGTSDVQRLQMVTEEGENLKVIGIKGSFDDAQNSLKRLLKSEEFLNELQKKDVKLSAANSVNFGRIIFQTIYHVWSYFQLVKKDEIEIGNEIYITVPSGNFGNALGGFYAREMGLPIKKIFISSNENNILTDLIATGKYSLIGRNVKNTKSPAMDILKSSNVERVLFHLFGNERTKELMDNLEEKHEYELSSNELAELQKLFSASFSTDSECFDEIDAYFDRGYLMDPHTATVIKAHNNLREEELPNIAYSTAEWTKFSPSIVEALKSTNIDEVGKKVSDFDALEMISERTGEKVVEQISDLFTKEISHKTVIEISELEKEILNFV, via the coding sequence AAAAAAGATAAAGTGCAATTTTCGGAAGCAATTCTTTCGCCAAGTGCCTCTTTTGGAGGACTTTATGTCCCAGAAAATTTACCAAAATTAGATTTAAATGAGATCAAGGATTTAAATTATAAATATTTGGCTTTGCACATTTTAGATAAGTTTGGAATTGATATTGAGAAATCTGTTTTAGAAGAAGCGGTTTCACTTTATGATAATTTTGATGATTCTGAAAATCCAGTTCCTGTAAAAAGTGTGGGAGATGATTTATATATTTCTGAACTTTATCACGGGCCAACTCGAGCATTTAAAGATATGGCACTTCAGCCATTTGGAAAAGTTTTATCTTCACTTGCACAAAAACAGAATGAAAATTATCTAATTCTTGCGGCAACAAGCGGAGACACTGGACCTGCGACACTTCACACTTTCCGAAATCGAGAAAATACAAAAGTTGTATGCCTCTATCCAGATGGCGGAACAAGTGATGTGCAAAGATTACAAATGGTAACAGAAGAGGGTGAAAATCTGAAAGTTATCGGAATTAAGGGAAGTTTTGATGATGCACAAAATTCACTCAAACGACTTTTAAAATCAGAGGAGTTTCTAAACGAATTACAAAAGAAAGATGTGAAACTTTCCGCAGCAAATTCAGTAAATTTTGGAAGAATCATTTTCCAAACTATTTATCATGTTTGGAGTTATTTTCAGCTTGTTAAAAAAGATGAAATTGAAATTGGGAATGAAATTTATATTACAGTTCCGAGTGGAAATTTTGGAAATGCACTTGGTGGATTTTATGCTCGAGAAATGGGATTACCAATTAAAAAGATTTTTATCTCTTCAAACGAAAATAATATTTTGACTGACCTCATCGCTACTGGAAAATACTCACTGATTGGGCGAAATGTCAAAAATACGAAATCTCCTGCAATGGATATTTTGAAATCGTCAAATGTTGAGAGAGTTCTTTTTCACCTTTTTGGAAATGAACGAACAAAAGAACTTATGGATAATCTTGAAGAGAAACACGAATATGAACTTTCTTCAAACGAATTAGCAGAATTACAAAAATTGTTCTCAGCTTCTTTCTCAACTGATAGCGAATGTTTTGACGAAATTGATGCCTATTTTGACCGTGGTTATCTTATGGATCCGCACACCGCAACAGTTATTAAAGCACACAACAATTTAAGAGAAGAGGAACTTCCAAATATCGCTTATTCAACTGCGGAATGGACAAAATTCTCACCATCAATTGTAGAAGCTCTCAAATCCACAAATATCGATGAGGTCGGAAAAAAAGTCTCTGATTTTGATGCTCTTGAAATGATTTCTGAAAGAACAGGTGAAAAAGTAGTTGAACAGATTTCTGATCTTTTCACAAAAGAGATTTCTCACAAAACAGTTATCGAAATTTCTGAACTTGAAAAAGAGATTCTGAATTTTGTCTAA
- a CDS encoding phosphopantothenoylcysteine decarboxylase/phosphopantothenate--cysteine ligase (PFAM: DNA / pantothenate metabolism flavoprotein; Flavoprotein~TIGRFAM: phosphopantothenoylcysteine decarboxylase/phosphopantothenate--cysteine ligase, prokaryotic) — MTFTNLLKGRRVLLGVTGSIAIYKSLELIRLLTKSGAEVRVVMSESAKKFITPLTFETLSRNTVLHGENENWSSDLNHIAVGKWAEIFVIAPATANTINKLSNGIADNLLLQTALAFGNRERIISPSANTNMLFNPVTEASVKMLKISGYTFVGTQKKELACQTEGDGAMADPLQIFFATARSLLKEEFWENRRVVISGGGTVEKIDEVRYISNFSSGKMASAITLALYFRGADPCLVSTRFPEELPNEACKIDVQSADEMKLYIEDSLRIAKKGIMSKPTLLDSSEVRNIQKTPYLFMASAVADYKPKYQQSGKLKSHQIGENWNLELVENVDVLESLDKSGTVSVGFKAEMDREKSEDYARGMLEKKNLDFVCLNILEDSGSFGTDKNQIDLISKNEILKLDRANKLELALKILQKVQK, encoded by the coding sequence ATGACTTTCACAAATTTATTAAAAGGTCGTCGAGTTCTTCTTGGTGTAACTGGAAGTATTGCAATTTATAAATCTCTTGAATTGATTCGACTTTTGACAAAAAGCGGGGCAGAAGTCCGAGTAGTTATGAGTGAGAGTGCAAAAAAATTTATAACTCCGCTCACTTTTGAGACACTTTCACGGAATACAGTTTTACACGGAGAAAATGAAAATTGGAGTTCTGATTTAAATCATATTGCGGTTGGAAAATGGGCGGAAATTTTTGTTATTGCACCTGCGACTGCAAATACAATAAATAAGCTTTCAAACGGAATTGCGGACAATTTGCTTTTACAAACCGCTCTTGCTTTTGGAAATCGGGAACGAATTATTTCACCGTCGGCAAATACGAACATGCTTTTCAATCCTGTTACCGAAGCAAGTGTAAAAATGTTGAAAATTTCAGGATACACATTTGTCGGGACTCAAAAAAAGGAATTAGCTTGTCAAACTGAGGGCGACGGAGCTATGGCTGATCCGCTTCAAATCTTTTTTGCTACTGCTCGTTCGTTGTTAAAAGAGGAGTTTTGGGAAAATCGTCGAGTCGTGATTTCAGGTGGCGGAACAGTTGAAAAAATCGATGAGGTCAGATATATTTCAAATTTCTCTTCGGGAAAAATGGCTTCCGCAATTACTCTTGCACTCTATTTTCGTGGTGCTGATCCGTGTCTTGTTTCGACTCGTTTTCCAGAAGAATTACCAAACGAAGCTTGTAAAATTGATGTCCAGTCTGCCGATGAGATGAAACTTTACATTGAAGATAGTTTGAGAATTGCCAAAAAAGGAATTATGTCCAAACCAACTCTTTTAGATTCTTCAGAAGTGCGAAATATTCAAAAAACTCCGTATCTTTTTATGGCTTCTGCGGTCGCGGATTACAAGCCAAAATATCAGCAAAGTGGGAAATTGAAATCACACCAAATCGGGGAAAATTGGAATTTGGAACTTGTTGAAAATGTTGATGTTTTAGAAAGTCTTGATAAAAGCGGAACTGTTTCAGTTGGATTTAAAGCGGAAATGGACAGGGAGAAGAGTGAAGATTATGCTCGTGGAATGCTAGAAAAGAAAAATCTTGATTTTGTCTGCCTAAATATTTTAGAAGATAGTGGAAGTTTTGGCACAGATAAAAACCAAATTGACCTCATCAGTAAAAATGAGATTCTTAAACTTGATAGAGCAAATAAATTGGAATTGGCTTTAAAAATTTTACAAAAAGTTCAAAAATAA